The Salvia splendens isolate huo1 chromosome 21, SspV2, whole genome shotgun sequence genome includes a window with the following:
- the LOC121783568 gene encoding protein GID8 homolog isoform X1, with protein MSLFWIDIRELAEIQTMATSKKVITRVEWEKKLNDVRVRKDNMNELVMNFIVAENFRLESGTEPEIDLATITDRMAVKKAVQRGNVEDAIEKVNNLNPEILDTNPLLFFHLQQQRMIELIRNGKVEAALEFAQEELAPRGEENQSFLEELERTVALLAFEDVANCPVSELLDISQRLKTATEVNAAILTSQNHEKDPKLPSLLKMLIWVQNQLDKKASYPRINDISAAALEDSVV; from the exons GCTACCTCGAAGAAAGTTATAACCAGAGTAGAATGGGAGAAAAAACTTAACGATGTTAGAGTTAGAAAAGACAATATGAATGAATTGGTTATGAACTTTATTGTTGCTGAAAATTTTCGACTTGAATCTGGGACAGAGC CAGAGATAGATCTTGCAACCATTACCGATCGTATGGCAGTTAAGAAAGCTGTGCAGAGGGGTAATGTGGAGGATGCTATTGAGAAGGTTAACAATTTGAACCCTGAG ATATTGGATACAAATCCCCTCCTCTTTTTTCATCTCCAACAGCAGCGAATGATAGAGTTGATCCGGAATGGGAAGGTTGAGGCAGCTTTAGAATTTGCCCAAGAGGAACTTGCCCCCAGAGGAGAGGAAAAT CAAAGCTTTTTGGAGGAGTTGGAAAGGACCGTTGCATTGCTTGCTTTTGAAGATGTGGCCAACTGTCCTGTTAGTGAGCTGCTGGATATATCCCAACGGCTGAAGACCGCCACTGAGGTCAATGCAGCTATCCTTACCAGTCAAAATCACGAAAAAG ATCCAAAGCTGCCGAGCTTACTGAAAATGTTGATATGGGTGCAAAACCAGCTAGACAAGAAAGCCTCTTATCCTCGAATAAACGACATATCTGCTGCAGCTTTGGAAGATTCAGTTGTTTGA
- the LOC121783568 gene encoding protein GID8 homolog isoform X2, whose product MRATSKKVITRVEWEKKLNDVRVRKDNMNELVMNFIVAENFRLESGTEPEIDLATITDRMAVKKAVQRGNVEDAIEKVNNLNPEILDTNPLLFFHLQQQRMIELIRNGKVEAALEFAQEELAPRGEENQSFLEELERTVALLAFEDVANCPVSELLDISQRLKTATEVNAAILTSQNHEKDPKLPSLLKMLIWVQNQLDKKASYPRINDISAAALEDSVV is encoded by the exons GCTACCTCGAAGAAAGTTATAACCAGAGTAGAATGGGAGAAAAAACTTAACGATGTTAGAGTTAGAAAAGACAATATGAATGAATTGGTTATGAACTTTATTGTTGCTGAAAATTTTCGACTTGAATCTGGGACAGAGC CAGAGATAGATCTTGCAACCATTACCGATCGTATGGCAGTTAAGAAAGCTGTGCAGAGGGGTAATGTGGAGGATGCTATTGAGAAGGTTAACAATTTGAACCCTGAG ATATTGGATACAAATCCCCTCCTCTTTTTTCATCTCCAACAGCAGCGAATGATAGAGTTGATCCGGAATGGGAAGGTTGAGGCAGCTTTAGAATTTGCCCAAGAGGAACTTGCCCCCAGAGGAGAGGAAAAT CAAAGCTTTTTGGAGGAGTTGGAAAGGACCGTTGCATTGCTTGCTTTTGAAGATGTGGCCAACTGTCCTGTTAGTGAGCTGCTGGATATATCCCAACGGCTGAAGACCGCCACTGAGGTCAATGCAGCTATCCTTACCAGTCAAAATCACGAAAAAG ATCCAAAGCTGCCGAGCTTACTGAAAATGTTGATATGGGTGCAAAACCAGCTAGACAAGAAAGCCTCTTATCCTCGAATAAACGACATATCTGCTGCAGCTTTGGAAGATTCAGTTGTTTGA